TCAGGTGCAAAATTTTTACCCTTCACCTTTAGCTAATGCCACAACCTTGTACCATACCGAGCTAAATTCGTTACGTAATGTAACCACTAAAAACTTAGCTAAAGAAGATGGAAAAATTAACGTACCTAAAGGCACCATCCAACGCCGCTTACACAAAGCTATATTGCGTTACCACGATCCAGCTAACTGGGCACAGATTCGACAAGCCTTAACTAAAATGGGCTTAACGAAACTTATTGGTTCTGCACCAAATTGTCTTGTGCCAAGAGAAACACGTGGCGAGCAACAATTAGCAAACAAAGATAGACAGGGTAAAAATAATTCACAAGGTTTTAAAACCAGCCCTGGTCAAAATAAGCCTAAGTCAGAACAAGGCAATGGAAAAAAGAAGAAAACGCCAATGCACAAAAAAGGTCTAACCCGCTTTTCTGATAACCAATTTAGTGATAGAAAAAAGAGTAAATAATATTTAATACAGTAAACGAGCTAACCTATTTAGCTCGTTTATTTGATTTATTTACACTACGCCTTACTTAGAAATTTTATTAACTATTATTGTCTTGTCGTGTATAATCGCGCGCAATATTTTATCGGTAAATTTACTGTTTTATTTGATTCAGTAAACATCAACATTCGACGGAACACATCATGCTAGCAGCAAATAATATAACCCAGCAGTTTGGCGCTAAGCCATTGTTTGAAAATATCTCACAAAAATTTGGTGGCGGTAACCGTTATGGTCTAATCGGCGCAAATGGTTGTGGCAAATCTACCTTCATGAAGATTTTAGGTGGTGATTTAGAGCAAACGTCTGGTAACGTTAATCTTGATACGGGTGAACGTTTGGGTAAATTACGCCAAGACCAGTTCGCTTTTGAAGAAAACAGTGTTATTGATACTGTGATCATGGGCCATACCGAGTTATGGGCAGTAAAAGAAGAACGTGACCGTATTTATGCTTTGCCTGAAATGAGCGAAGCTGATGGTATGAAAGTGGGTGATTTAGAGTCTGAATACGCTGAAATGGATGGTTACAGTGCTGAAAGTCGTGCTGGTGAATTGTTAATCGGTGTAGGTATTCCTGTTGAGCAACATTACGGGTTAATGAGCGAAATCGCTCCTGGCTTTAAGTTACGTATATTACTAGCTCAGGCACTCTTTTCAAATCCTGATATTTTGTTACTTGATGAGCCAACCAACAACTTAGATATTCACACTATCCAATGGTTAGAAGAAACGTTAAATGAACGTAATTCAACCATGATCATAATTTCCCATGATAGACATTTTTTAAACAGTGTTTGTACTCATATGGCCGATTTAGATTATGGCGAACTGTGTGTTTTTCCTGGTAACTATGACGAATACATGTTGGCTGCTACACAAGCAAGAGCCCGTTTATTGTCAGATAACGCTAAGAAAAAGGCACAAATTGGTGAACTTCAAGCCTTCGTTGCCCGTTTCTCTGCTAACGCATCAAAAGCAAAACAAGCGACTTCTCGCGCCAAGCGAATTGATAAAATTCAATTAGATGAAGTCAAACCATCTAGTCGTAGTAATCCGTTTATTCGTTTTGAGCAAGAGAAGAAATTATTCCGTAATGCTTTAGTTATTGAAAAATTGAATAAAAGCTTTGATCGTAACTCTGTACTTAAAGACATTTCAGCATTAATTGAAGTCGGTGAACGTATCGCTATTATCGGTGAAAATGGCATTGGTAAAACCACGCTTTTACGTACGTTAATGAACGAAGTAGCTTACCAGCAAGATTCAGGTGAGTTTACTTGGTCTGAAAATGTCAATATCGGTTATTATGCACAGGATCATGAGTTTGAATTTGAAAATGACATGACCTTATTTGACTGGATGAGCCAATGGCGTCAACCAACTGATGACGAGCAAGCTGTTCGTGGTTATTTAGGTCGTTTGCTTTTCTCTGCCGATGATATTAAAAAGTCAATTAAAGTCTTATCTGGTGGTGAAAAAGGTCGTATGCTGTTTGGTAAGCTAATGATGCACAATCCTAATATATTGCTGCTTGATGAGCCAACCAACCACATGGATATGGAATCGATTGAATCATTGAATATGGCGTTAGAGCAATACGAAGGGACGCTTTTATTCGTTAGTCACGACAGAGAGTTTGTTTCAACCATCGCTACCCGTATTATTGAAATAACCAAAGACGGTTATATCGATTTTGCTGGCACTTACGATGAGTACTTAGCAAGCCAAGTTTAAGTTTACGTTCAAAATATTTATCGGCTATCAATATACCTTTTGATAGCCGTGTTCCCACTGTTTAACATAACTCCCTCTTAAGGAATTACCTTGCTTAGTTATCGTCACGCTTTTCATGCTGGCAATTTTGCCGATGTACTAAAGCATAGTGTTTTATCACTTGTTTTAGATTATATGACTCGTAAAGAAAAAGGCTTTTGTTACATAGATAGCCACTCGGGGGCTGGTATGTATCAGCTAGCCGACGAATATGCCCAAAAAACGGGTGAGTATAAAGACGGTATTGCCAAGATTATTAACGATGAAGATGCGCCTGAGTCACTAGAACCTTATTTATCACTGATCAAGAGTCTCAACCTTGCTTCTGACCGTAATACTGATCCAAGTGCAGACATAAGTACTGACACAAGTAACGACCTTGACGTTTACCCTGGCTCCCCTGGCATAGCAAAAGCTTTTGTTCGTCGACAAGACAGTAGTCATTTATTTGAATTACACCCGACTGATATTCAACACTTGGAAAATTTTTGCCAGCGCTGGCGTAAAGTATTTGTTAAACAATCTGATGGCTATCAAGGTGTGCTTGGTTTAATACCACCACCAAGTCGTCGTGGTGTGGTACTTATCGATCCTCCTTATGAATTGAAAGAAGACTATCACAAAGCGGTAAAAACTATTATTAAGGCCTATGAAAAGTTTTCAACAGGCACATACATTCTTTGGTATCCCGTTGTTAAGCGCGAGTTAGTTGAGCAGATGAGCTATACTTTCACTAAAAGCTCGGTCAAAAATGTATTACAAGTAGAGTTTTGTCTAGAAAGTGATACTGATGAATACGGTATGACAGGTACTGGATTGTTTATTGTTAATCCTCCATGGCAATTAACTTCGCAGCTTGAAGAAATATTACCTTATATGAAGACTAAATTAGGCAGTGACGACACAAGTTACACACTTAACCAGTTGATCGCTGAATGATATAGATGAGTGATATAGATGAGTGATATAGATGAGTGATATAGATGAGTGATATATATAAGCTCAGACTAAATAATTGTCTGGACGTAAACCAATCTTAAATATTGCTAGAGTCTTCTAAGTCATATGACTTAAAAGACTCTATTTTAAAGCAAAAGAGCATAACTAAGCTCGATTTGTTTTTACTTGATGAAACTCTGGCGATTTCAGTATAAAAATGTCATCGACATAAAATTGCTCTGCACTACTTGCTTGCCACCAATGTTGCCAAGACTCATCAAGGTCTAACTTGTTCTGTAAAGGGTCAACTAAAGCCATTGCCGGTAATGGCGCTACAATACTGCCCATCGACATTTGAACGCCATAAGGTGAACGCCTTTTAATCATTTGCGGAATGAGCTTAGCTGGATCGTCCAAGCCCATACTCCCCACCAATTCAAAGAAACTTGCTACCGTATTATCATGGAAGTTTTTCACTCGATCACTTTTTGACTCGATGTCAATTGCTTTTGCTCTTGCGGGATCTTGAGTCGCTACACCTGTAGGACAAAGGTTAGTATTACAATGTCTTGATTGTATACAGCCAATGGCCATCATCATAGTTCTAGCCGCATTAACTACATCGGCGCCGGCAGCAATTTTTGCGAGTAAATCAAAGCTTGATGCCGTTTTACCCGAAGCAATTATTTTTATTTTATCTCTGAGTCCAACACCAACCAATGCATTGTTTACTATGCTTATGCCTTCTAGACAAATTAGCCCTAAGCGATTAGTAAATTCAACTGGTGCAGCACCTGTCCCCCCTTCGGCTCCATCAACAGTGATAAAATCAGGTGTAATACCTGTTTCTAACATTGCTTTGCAAATACTTAAAAACTCGGCGGGGTTACCAATACATAATTTAAAGCCAATAGGCTTACCGCCACTTAAGCTGCGTAATTGCTCGATAAAAGCTAACAAATCCTTTGGGGAAGTACATTCTGGGTTAACTGCCGGCGAGATACAGTCTTTATCCTTTGAAATATGTCTGATGTGGGCGATTTCGTCGGTAATTTTCGCTTTAGGCAGCACACCACCATGACCTGGCTTTGCGCCTTGACTTAATTTTATTTCAATCATTTTTATTTGTGGCAGCTTAGCTGTTTTCTCAAAGGTAGCAGGGTTAAATCGTCCCTGTTCATCACGACAGCCAAAAAGGCCGGTACCTAGCTGCCACACAATATCGCCGCCATGTTTTAAATGATAAGGGCTCGCAGCCCCCTCACCAGTATTATGATAACAACCTGCTTTTTTAGCGCCTAAATTTAGTGCTTCAATGGCATTGGAACTTAACGAGCCAAAACTCATCGCTGAAATATTTAAATAGGATGCTAAGTATGGCTGCTGGCAACTATCACCACCAATAATTACTCGCTTGGCAGCCTCTTTTATATGAGTAGGCGCTAATGAATGCCATAAACTTAGATAATTATCTTCAACAAGATTACGCTGGGTACCAAAAGCGATAGTATCACGGACATTTTTAGCACGTTGATACACTAAAGTACGTTGCTCACGGTTAAATGGACGCTCTTCGGTATCGTTTGCTATAAAATATTGTTGTATTTCAACTCGGTAAGATTCAAGGAAATAACGTAGATAAGCGACTACAGGATAAAGGCGATTCAGACTATGGCGACTATGAAAGACATCATACAGTCCAATAATGCTATAAAGTAACGTTGAGATTAATAAAATTAAACTAAAAGCACTTTCGCTGTGCATGTAGAAGTACCCTGCTGAAAAATTACCAACACTGGCAATGAACCATAGAGCTTTTTGCATGATGGTCATGAAACATCCTCATAGAATTATAATTATTATATTTGTCAAACGCATTAATCAAACTTATTAATCCAAAAGAAAGATTAAATAGTTTGGTACTAATAACTTACCATTATTCACTCTTCTTTGAATACGAAAGTTTTTATAAAGACTGTCAATTGGTTTACTCATTACTTACTTTGCTTAAAACAAAGTCGCTAGCCCTGTGTGAGTTTCAATAGGTAAGTAATAATTCTATTGGTATGACCGATAAAAAATCAATTTCCCTACTTGTTTTCCTCTTATTTGTTACTCCCTAAATTTGCATTTCAAGCTTTAACATATAAGCTTATATTAACTACCATCTAGGTCTAAAGCATGATTTTCAGTTAACAAATATATTTGTAAACTTTCAATGATTGACTTAACTACTTTGAATGTTTTCATATAAGAGAAATTTATGAAAAAAACTAATAGTCACATAATCTTACCTCCTGCAAAACGATATAAACTATTTGTGCTTATGTTTGCATTGTCGATGTCTACAAGCCATTACAGTTATTCACAGCAAATAACTGAATCGCAAGAGTCTGCTAATAAAAAACACCTACTTGAGTTAGAGCGACAATATAAAATACTAATTCAGCAGGGAAAGGAGATTGAAAAATTAAAACGTTCAATTAAAAAGCAAAGTTCAAAAATCAATCAACAGAATAAGAATTCTCCCAAAAACAAAAACGCCCAACAAGCTAGCAATCAAGTTACGAATAACAAAAAACGTAAAGTTTCGCCTGTCATTAATAAGCCGGTAGGTAAAGCGCCACCTAAAAAAGCTACCCGCATTGATGTCTCAGCTATACCTAAATTAAGTACTAATAATAGCGGCGTACTTACAAAATCAGGTACTTTAATAATAGAGCCAAGGTTAGGTTATTCATACACAGATACTAACCGTGTATTTCTAGATGCTTATTCTTTTCTACCTGCACTCGTGGTTGGTGTGATCGACCTTAGAGAAATAAAGCGTCATACCGTTGTTGGTAGTCTCGGTGCTCGATATGGTGTGACTGATCGATGGGAGGTCGACATGAAACTTTCTTACATTGGCCGAAATGACAGTCAGCGCTCTCGCCCAATAAGCATAGGAGTTAGTGAGGATGACATATTTACAGCAAGTGGTAGTGATATGGGTGATATTGAATTGTCTACACGTTATCAGCTTAACTCTGGCGCAGATGGCGGAGCAATTTATGTTTTTAACCTTGTTGCCACAATCCCAACAGGTACAAGTCCATTCGATGTTGAGTATGTAGAATCAACACCAGGAACTGTTTTCCCTACAGAGTTACCAACAGGCTCTGGATACTACAGTGTTCAACCTAGTTTAACTGCAATCTACGCGACGGACCCTGGTGTGCTTTTTGGTAATATAAGCTACGGCAATAACTTAAAAACCGATGAAGAGGTAGGGGAAGTTAATCCCGGTGATAGCATAGGGTTTAGCTTTGGCTTAGGTCTGTCATTAAATGAACGTACTTCTATGAGCTTAAGTTACTCACATAAACATGTATTAAAATCCAAAATTGATAACTTTAAAATTAACGGTAGTGCGCTTGATATTGGCCAACTGATTATTGGCTATTCATTCAACTATACAAAACAAACAAACATTAATTTATCATTGAATATTGGCGTTACTGATGATGCTCCAGATATCAGACTTAACTTCAGGCTTCCAATGGTGTTTTAATTCGATATATTTAAAGCAACACTTTGTTTATAGCCATTTCGTTTAGAATTCAGTTGGAATCAACTACACCTCAAGAAAAGTAGACCAATAATAAACATAATTATTCAATGTTAACTTAGTCTAAAGCTACTTCAAACATTTCTACCCGTACTTCGGGGAGTAGAGCAAATAATACTCAGCCCATACAATGCATAGAATTTCTTTTTAAGTTTTAAAGGAATAATCATTTATCAAAAATGTGTATTGATTATGAGTCGCTCAGAGATTATCAATCTAACACTTTCAAGTGGAAGGATTATACCCGTTACCATTCAAAGTGCAGGATTTCAGGGGGAATTAAAATGACTTTAGGCAAGACAAATAATTTAAGCAATTCACTCTATGCCTTGTTTATTTAACGCCGAATAAAGTCATTTTAAACCCATCGAAGAAGCGCTTGAGCAACATCACTTCATCGTTGCTGTGATTTATAATGACGCTACATGGATGTAGCTTATTAGAGAATGCAGGAGCAATTCTCCTGAATAACCATTATTTCATCACAGCGCCTTGAATTGAAATTTATCAAGCACTCTGAAACCTGTATCTTGATTGGTGACGGGCATATAGAAACGTCATATTATCAGTGGGTTAACCTTGTGGTTAATGGTTAATGGTTACAGGCAATGAGTGTAAATTATAAAATTGGCTATCACTTGGCGTTAAGTTAATATTATCTAAGTTTTTTATATCAATGTTGATGTTGTTGATCGTTTGAAGTAATTGGTTGTCTAGATCATTTTGTACTACTGACTTAAATAAGGTATTAGATAATCCAGGGATATTTAGTTTTCCGTTCTTAACTAAGTTCTGATTATTTGCAGTTTGAAAATATGAGCTAGAGGTCTCTTGACCATTTCTAAATATACGCTTTTCAAAACTGATATCAACAATGACACCATTAGATAATATAAATCCTCCTCGTGAAAAAGCTAACTTTTTGTCCGATACCTTAAGCCATTTTTCTTTATCTAGAGGTGCCTTAAAAGCTACATATTCTATGCTTGCAGCAGACACTAAACATGACCCAGTCATGATTATAAATGCCATAACTATACATAGGTTCTTTAAAAGCATGACCGAGTTTATATTCATCTAAATATCCTAAATGTTAAATCAGAAATCAATTGCTGAAGGTTGCAGTACATTAAATAGTGCTAAACTAGAATGATCCACGGCTAAGCCTAAATTAGCCTTCACTCGTAACTTCCACTCTTCCTGCGTTTGGTAATGATTAGAGGCAATGTCCTTTTTGTCTTGAATAACAAAAAGAATTTGCTTGTTCCACATTTTTTCAAATTCTGCTCTGCTATAGACTTTAATACCGATGGCAGGATCACCAACTAATACTTCCTTTTCATCACTGCCTTTGATAATAACAAAGTGCATATAACCTTTATTATTAATAATAGTTATTGCCGGGATTTCAGCTTTTGCAAGCTGATTTAAACTTATTTTAAAACCATTAGATCTATAACCTCGACGTGATAAATAGAGTTTCATATCAAACAACGAGAAGCCTTCTTTCTGTATTTTATTTTGATTACCATGGCTATACATATCTTTAAAGACTTTAAACTCATCAACAACA
The DNA window shown above is from Colwellia psychrerythraea 34H and carries:
- a CDS encoding C39 family peptidase translates to MSRMFTVFFPLIAIMLMQIMSAHAGTVNLGGGFSGGEFSVNVSSIKERRFKTIYKQQYDFSCGSATLASLLSFHYDDVVDEFKVFKDMYSHGNQNKIQKEGFSLFDMKLYLSRRGYRSNGFKISLNQLAKAEIPAITIINNKGYMHFVIIKGSDEKEVLVGDPAIGIKVYSRAEFEKMWNKQILFVIQDKKDIASNHYQTQEEWKLRVKANLGLAVDHSSLALFNVLQPSAIDF
- a CDS encoding transporter — translated: MKKTNSHIILPPAKRYKLFVLMFALSMSTSHYSYSQQITESQESANKKHLLELERQYKILIQQGKEIEKLKRSIKKQSSKINQQNKNSPKNKNAQQASNQVTNNKKRKVSPVINKPVGKAPPKKATRIDVSAIPKLSTNNSGVLTKSGTLIIEPRLGYSYTDTNRVFLDAYSFLPALVVGVIDLREIKRHTVVGSLGARYGVTDRWEVDMKLSYIGRNDSQRSRPISIGVSEDDIFTASGSDMGDIELSTRYQLNSGADGGAIYVFNLVATIPTGTSPFDVEYVESTPGTVFPTELPTGSGYYSVQPSLTAIYATDPGVLFGNISYGNNLKTDEEVGEVNPGDSIGFSFGLGLSLNERTSMSLSYSHKHVLKSKIDNFKINGSALDIGQLIIGYSFNYTKQTNINLSLNIGVTDDAPDIRLNFRLPMVF
- a CDS encoding 23S rRNA (adenine(2030)-N(6))-methyltransferase RlmJ, whose product is MLSYRHAFHAGNFADVLKHSVLSLVLDYMTRKEKGFCYIDSHSGAGMYQLADEYAQKTGEYKDGIAKIINDEDAPESLEPYLSLIKSLNLASDRNTDPSADISTDTSNDLDVYPGSPGIAKAFVRRQDSSHLFELHPTDIQHLENFCQRWRKVFVKQSDGYQGVLGLIPPPSRRGVVLIDPPYELKEDYHKAVKTIIKAYEKFSTGTYILWYPVVKRELVEQMSYTFTKSSVKNVLQVEFCLESDTDEYGMTGTGLFIVNPPWQLTSQLEEILPYMKTKLGSDDTSYTLNQLIAE
- a CDS encoding FMN-binding glutamate synthase family protein is translated as MTIMQKALWFIASVGNFSAGYFYMHSESAFSLILLISTLLYSIIGLYDVFHSRHSLNRLYPVVAYLRYFLESYRVEIQQYFIANDTEERPFNREQRTLVYQRAKNVRDTIAFGTQRNLVEDNYLSLWHSLAPTHIKEAAKRVIIGGDSCQQPYLASYLNISAMSFGSLSSNAIEALNLGAKKAGCYHNTGEGAASPYHLKHGGDIVWQLGTGLFGCRDEQGRFNPATFEKTAKLPQIKMIEIKLSQGAKPGHGGVLPKAKITDEIAHIRHISKDKDCISPAVNPECTSPKDLLAFIEQLRSLSGGKPIGFKLCIGNPAEFLSICKAMLETGITPDFITVDGAEGGTGAAPVEFTNRLGLICLEGISIVNNALVGVGLRDKIKIIASGKTASSFDLLAKIAAGADVVNAARTMMMAIGCIQSRHCNTNLCPTGVATQDPARAKAIDIESKSDRVKNFHDNTVASFFELVGSMGLDDPAKLIPQMIKRRSPYGVQMSMGSIVAPLPAMALVDPLQNKLDLDESWQHWWQASSAEQFYVDDIFILKSPEFHQVKTNRA
- a CDS encoding ABC-F family ATPase — translated: MLAANNITQQFGAKPLFENISQKFGGGNRYGLIGANGCGKSTFMKILGGDLEQTSGNVNLDTGERLGKLRQDQFAFEENSVIDTVIMGHTELWAVKEERDRIYALPEMSEADGMKVGDLESEYAEMDGYSAESRAGELLIGVGIPVEQHYGLMSEIAPGFKLRILLAQALFSNPDILLLDEPTNNLDIHTIQWLEETLNERNSTMIIISHDRHFLNSVCTHMADLDYGELCVFPGNYDEYMLAATQARARLLSDNAKKKAQIGELQAFVARFSANASKAKQATSRAKRIDKIQLDEVKPSSRSNPFIRFEQEKKLFRNALVIEKLNKSFDRNSVLKDISALIEVGERIAIIGENGIGKTTLLRTLMNEVAYQQDSGEFTWSENVNIGYYAQDHEFEFENDMTLFDWMSQWRQPTDDEQAVRGYLGRLLFSADDIKKSIKVLSGGEKGRMLFGKLMMHNPNILLLDEPTNHMDMESIESLNMALEQYEGTLLFVSHDREFVSTIATRIIEITKDGYIDFAGTYDEYLASQV